A window of the Hydrogenobacter sp. genome harbors these coding sequences:
- a CDS encoding superoxide dismutase has translation MAVHKLQPKDHLKPSDLRGISNEQIEPHFEAHYKGYVTKYNEIQEKLADLNFSDRSKANQNYSEYRELKVEETFNYMGVVLHELYFGHLKPQGEPSQALRKKVEEDFGSWDACIQEIKSAGIAFRGWAILGLDIFSGRLVVNGLDAHNMYNYTGLIPIIVLDTYEHAYYVDQKNKRPPYIDAFIQSLNWDVINERFEKAMRAYEALKDFIK, from the coding sequence ATGGCAGTTCACAAATTGCAACCGAAAGACCATCTGAAACCCTCCGACCTGAGGGGTATATCCAACGAGCAAATAGAACCTCATTTTGAAGCACACTACAAGGGATACGTTACAAAGTATAACGAGATTCAGGAAAAACTTGCCGATCTTAATTTCTCAGACAGAAGCAAAGCCAATCAAAATTATTCCGAATATAGAGAGTTAAAGGTTGAAGAAACTTTTAATTATATGGGTGTTGTCCTTCATGAGCTGTATTTTGGACATCTAAAGCCTCAGGGAGAACCATCTCAAGCACTCAGAAAGAAAGTGGAAGAGGATTTTGGATCTTGGGATGCCTGTATTCAGGAGATAAAGTCCGCAGGTATAGCTTTTAGAGGGTGGGCTATTCTGGGGCTTGATATCTTTTCGGGTAGGCTTGTAGTCAACGGTTTAGATGCTCACAATATGTATAATTATACAGGACTCATTCCCATCATAGTTCTTGACACTTATGAACATGCTTACTATGTAGATCAGAAAAACAAGAGACCTCCCTACATAGATGCATTCATTCAAAGCTTAAACTGGGACGTTATAAACGAAAGGTTTGAAAAGGCTATGAGAGCCTACGAAGCCCTGAAAGACTTTATAAAGTGA